A stretch of DNA from Scleropages formosus chromosome 13, fSclFor1.1, whole genome shotgun sequence:
TCTTTAGAAACGGACCTCGGTCCAGGCTGCGATAATCATTAGTGTGAGAATTGCATTCATGCTGCGGTTGTCTTCTCTTTGCTTCCATTAAAAGTGCGGCAAAGAAGCGGTATTCCGTATCAGGTCTCACTTCTCAAAGGTGTTGTCTTAAGTAGGACGTAGCTGTTTCGGTTACCGTTGGCAAGCAAGGAAGGGACGGGGTGTAGCGGGGATTATGTGCTGTCATGTGTTGCGTTGAGTAAATAAATAGGCAGTGCTCGCGTTCTCTTTCTTCCCCAAAGTGTCCATGGACCCTTCGCTTGGCACCGAGGCATCCGAGGCCAGCCCTGCCGAGCTGGCCCGGCACCTCCCCGTGCACCGGGATCAGGGCAAGTACGGTCAGACGGTGGCGCACGACCCCCACCTGCACACCCACACGGCAGAGCTGCCTTCCTGCTCCGCCCAGGGGCAACAGCAGAGCCCGGAATCCGAGAGCCGCAAAAGGGGGCAGAGCAGCACCTACGTCCGCTCCAAGATTAAGGTAATTTTAAGGCAAAGAGAGAGGACGGTGGGGTGATGGCCCGTTCACGGTTGAAGGAATTGTACCGTGACTGTGTGGAACTGGTTGAAATGATCGGCTGGATAAGGACTTTGCCAGGTTTGCGACGGCGCTGTCGCCGTTTCGCACCGTTTCTCGCACGATTCTGTGCGAAGAGCCAAATCGTAGAGCGCAAAAACGCGACGCGGAAGACGTAACATGACCGAGTTGGGTCAAACCCTAGGATGAGCCTTGCCGTAGCGCCCTTGACGTCACCTTAATCGGTTCAGGAAAATTTCCGTAAAACGATAAAACATCTCTGGAAACGAGTTAAAGTTGCGGCGGAAATAACGCACCTTTGATGCCGTCTGGGTAACCTGTCGGTGAGCCGTTGTTAACGCCGCTCAACGTGCTGTTTCAAACAGTGGCACCGCAGTTCTCCATCTCACCCTCCAGGTCACAACGGGCGAGCTCCCCAGCGAGGCACCCGCCCCGGCGTCGGCCAGCAGCGCCGCAGCCCCGGCTCATTTTGTGTGCCAGGTGTGCCAGAAGTCCTTCCAGTTCCAGCGCATGTTGAACCGCCACCTCAAGTGCCACAATGAAACCAAGAGGCACCCGTGCACCTTCTGCGGCAAGGGCTTCAACGATACCTTCGACCTCAAGAGACACGTCCGCACGCACACAGGTAGCCCCCGTCCCATGCGGTGACGCGCTcgccgagctcctcctgggtgtcGAGAACCACCCTTAGCTGGACACCCCTTTAAACGATTAATGACAACGTGATGGAGGTCGAAGGTGGATTCGCTGATAATTGTCAGTTGTTTTTAGGGAGTATAAAACTTATACCACCATCTACCAATGCCCAGATACTGTATAGTATGGTTGGAGGAACCCTGAGCAAGGCCCATCCGAACCTGCCCGCCCCAgacggggcacggggaaccggagcctaacccagcacacagggcgtaaggccagagggggaggggacaca
This window harbors:
- the ovol1a gene encoding putative transcription factor Ovo-like 1a, encoding MPRAFLVKKASISPGERNWSELPDHERGDVYIPVSMDPSLGTEASEASPAELARHLPVHRDQGKYGQTVAHDPHLHTHTAELPSCSAQGQQQSPESESRKRGQSSTYVRSKIKVTTGELPSEAPAPASASSAAAPAHFVCQVCQKSFQFQRMLNRHLKCHNETKRHPCTFCGKGFNDTFDLKRHVRTHTGVRPYKCSQCEKAFTQRCSLESHMKKIHGVTQQYAYKERRSKLYVCEECGHTAATQELLLHHLQSLHPHSALLKTKGARKLATAGVPFEGSPRGQSASSSPQSQNCPDSDDVAGSLGR